A single genomic interval of Planctomycetota bacterium harbors:
- a CDS encoding glycosyltransferase, with product MPAGEDETHFDVLHVTPRLGRCGGGVWHFVNDLALAQAEAGQRVAVVGLDCDHLGTDAQSLREHDGVHLEVATETKTPLPALGYSPDLAARLDRLAARSDLIHAHGGLRMWTLSPVRRAAQKHGRPLMLATHGGLYPWLLNRNRFKKRLLYHTLDRPNLAAVDRLHVTCEQELGFCRDYGLDQPAAVVPPGVRPLPRGDADRWRVAHPELAGRRLCGFLGYFDRKKGLLKLVRSWANQSSDDWHLVIAGHDQRGHQAELEREIEQLGLGGRVTILGPQVHDAKVDFLAAIELFVLPTDWENFGVVVGESLAAGVPVVTTTNTPWRWLNDAQAGWCVEPTQRAVDESLANALRRSRDELTEMGERGRQRIATDYSWSKAVEQLAEFTRQPAER from the coding sequence GTGCCCGCCGGCGAAGACGAAACCCACTTCGACGTCCTGCACGTCACGCCACGCCTCGGCCGGTGTGGCGGCGGGGTTTGGCATTTCGTCAACGACCTCGCCCTCGCGCAGGCAGAGGCAGGCCAACGCGTCGCCGTGGTCGGGCTCGACTGCGATCACCTCGGCACAGACGCCCAGTCGCTACGCGAACACGACGGCGTCCACCTCGAGGTGGCAACCGAGACCAAGACGCCTCTGCCGGCACTGGGATACAGCCCCGACCTTGCCGCACGCTTGGATCGACTGGCCGCCAGGTCGGACCTCATTCATGCCCACGGCGGCCTTCGGATGTGGACGCTCTCACCAGTCCGTCGTGCGGCACAGAAACACGGCAGGCCACTGATGCTCGCCACGCACGGCGGTTTGTATCCGTGGCTGCTGAATCGCAACCGATTCAAGAAACGCCTGCTCTACCACACCCTCGATCGGCCGAATCTCGCCGCAGTGGATCGACTGCACGTGACGTGCGAGCAGGAGCTTGGTTTCTGTCGCGACTACGGCCTCGACCAGCCCGCAGCAGTTGTTCCGCCCGGCGTTCGGCCACTGCCGAGGGGAGATGCCGATCGGTGGCGTGTCGCTCATCCTGAGCTAGCAGGCCGAAGACTCTGCGGATTTCTGGGCTATTTCGATCGCAAGAAGGGCTTACTCAAGCTCGTCAGGTCGTGGGCGAACCAGTCGTCCGACGACTGGCATCTCGTCATCGCCGGGCACGACCAACGCGGGCATCAGGCAGAGCTTGAACGGGAGATCGAACAACTCGGGCTCGGCGGCCGGGTGACGATCCTCGGGCCGCAGGTGCATGACGCGAAAGTCGACTTTCTGGCTGCGATCGAGCTGTTCGTGTTGCCGACCGACTGGGAAAACTTCGGCGTGGTCGTCGGCGAATCGCTTGCAGCCGGCGTGCCGGTCGTGACGACCACCAACACGCCGTGGCGTTGGTTGAACGACGCACAGGCTGGCTGGTGCGTCGAGCCGACACAGCGTGCCGTCGACGAGTCACTCGCTAATGCGCTGCGTCGATCGAGGGACGAACTCACGGAGATGGGCGAGCGTGGTCGCCAGCGGATCGCCACCGACTACTCGTGGTCGAAGGCCGTCGAGCAGCTGGCGGAGTTCACTCGGCAGCCGGCAGAACGATGA